In the genome of Cryptomeria japonica chromosome 8, Sugi_1.0, whole genome shotgun sequence, one region contains:
- the LOC131045171 gene encoding uncharacterized protein LOC131045171 encodes MLSIKWLLFIMVCSATATQARAWFARCENRRSRCYGKSFYCPSRCPEICHVNCRRCKPQCHSAASLSAACDKPGAVCHDPRFVGGDGNMFYFHGRKDRDFCLVSDPDVHINAHFMGKSATQEQELKYDLTWVKSIGVRFGSHQIHLGANKVARWDSALDQLTLLVDGQSVVLSPRRGAQWEDRLIPLKITRLLNVNAVILQVADRFSLTAWVAPVTAEESRVHGYVISEDDCFAHLQLNFKFFELSPNVTGVLGQTYSSGVKSHLEVGAVMEGEDKFEVSHLFATDCKVARFSEETESRFGFFRKLPTVSCASENAAGSGILCRG; translated from the coding sequence ATGCTGTCTATAAAATGGCTTCTGTTTATTATGGTCTGTTCAGCGACAGCAACACAAGCCAGGGCATGGTTTGCCCGATGTGAAAATCGTCGTTCCAGATGCTATGGAAAATCGTTTTACTGTCCGTCGCGCTGTCCCGAGATTTGCCACGTCAACTGCAGGCGCTGCAAGCCCCAATGTCACAGCGCAGCTTCTCTGTCTGCGGCCTGTGACAAGCCGGGTGCGGTGTGCCACGACCCGCGGTTCGTAGGCGGGGATGGCAATATGTTCTATTTCCACGGCAGAAAGGACCGCGACTTCTGCCTTGTCTCCGACCCGGATGTACACATCAACGCGCACTTCATGGGCAAAAGCGCAACCCAGGAGCAAGAGCTGAAGTACGACTTGACGTGGGTAAAGTCTATCGGCGTGCGCTTCGGTTCCCATCAGATCCACCTCGGCGCCAACAAAGTCGCTCGCTGGGACAGTGCCCTGGACCAACTCACGCTCCTTGTAGATGGACAAAGCGTCGTCCTCTCGCCCCGTAGAGGCGCCCAGTGGGAGGACCGGTTGATCCCATTGAAGATCACACGTCTCCTGAATGTTAATGCTGTAATACTGCAAGTGGCTGACAGATTCAGTCTAACGGCCTGGGTGGCTCCCGTTACGGCCGAGGAGTCTAGGGTTCATGGCTACGTAATTAGTGAAGATGACTGCTTTGCGCACTTGCAGCTAAACTTTAAGTTCTTTGAGCTCAGCCCTAATGTGACCGGCGTGTTGGGGCAGACGTACTCCTCTGGGGTTAAAAGCCACTTGGAAGTGGGGGCTGTTATGGAAGGGGAGGATAAATTTGAAGTGTCGCATCTCTTTGCTACAGATTGTAAGGTTGCCAGGTTTAGCGAAGAAACGGAATCGCGGTTCGGGTTCTTTAGGAAGTTACCAACGGTTTCATGCGCCAGTGAGAATGCGGCAGGGAGCGGTATTCTGTGTCGCGGTTAG